In Marivivens aquimaris, one genomic interval encodes:
- a CDS encoding Gfo/Idh/MocA family protein has translation MKLGLVGYGFGGRVFHAPYIEVAEGIEIAGVVARSADKIAQINEQFPGVPVYASLADMIAAGEIEAVTVTTPPETHKPLVMEAIEAGLHVVCDKPFAPTLEDAKEMVEAAKAKGVLLNVFHNRRWDTDFRTVKSVIDSGKIGDVWRVHNRMDFDDWETLEAGPGGGLLRDLGSHVIDQMLYLFGPAAAVDAQVDYVDLPEGKTDASFNVHVRHKSGVHSYISATKINYFTEREIRVYGSKGCFVVNGTDVQARRAIAGERPINDPEGWGIEPEEAWGTLYTKGSQEIVPSVQSKIQDLYSEFAKAAQSGGTGPVPSEGALHTVRILDAAREAARTGQTVLID, from the coding sequence ATGAAACTAGGTTTGGTAGGCTACGGATTTGGCGGTCGCGTTTTCCACGCGCCGTATATCGAAGTTGCTGAGGGCATCGAAATTGCGGGCGTCGTTGCGCGCTCGGCGGACAAAATCGCCCAGATCAACGAACAGTTCCCGGGCGTGCCGGTCTACGCGAGCCTCGCCGACATGATCGCGGCGGGCGAGATCGAAGCCGTGACCGTCACCACCCCGCCCGAAACGCACAAGCCGCTCGTCATGGAAGCGATCGAGGCGGGCCTGCACGTTGTCTGCGACAAACCGTTTGCCCCGACGCTGGAAGACGCGAAAGAGATGGTCGAAGCGGCCAAGGCGAAAGGCGTTCTGCTCAACGTGTTCCACAACCGTCGTTGGGACACCGATTTCCGCACGGTGAAGAGCGTGATCGACAGCGGCAAGATCGGTGACGTCTGGCGCGTTCACAACCGCATGGACTTCGATGACTGGGAGACGCTGGAGGCTGGCCCCGGCGGCGGCCTGCTGCGCGACCTCGGCAGCCACGTCATCGACCAGATGCTCTACCTCTTCGGTCCTGCTGCGGCGGTCGACGCGCAGGTCGACTATGTTGATCTGCCCGAAGGCAAAACCGACGCCAGCTTCAACGTCCACGTCCGTCACAAGAGCGGCGTGCATTCCTACATCAGCGCGACCAAGATAAACTACTTCACCGAGCGCGAAATCCGCGTCTACGGGTCCAAAGGTTGCTTTGTCGTCAACGGCACCGACGTTCAGGCCCGCCGCGCCATCGCTGGCGAGCGCCCGATCAACGACCCCGAAGGCTGGGGCATCGAGCCCGAAGAGGCGTGGGGCACGCTCTACACCAAGGGCAGCCAAGAAATCGTCCCCTCGGTCCAATCCAAGATTCAGGACCTCTACTCCGAATTCGCCAAGGCCGCCCAATCCGGCGGCACTGGCCCCGTTCCGTCCGAAGGCGCTCTGCACACCGTTCGCATCCTCGATGCGGCGCGTGAGGCTGCGCGCACCGGCCAAACCGTTCTTATCGACTAA
- a CDS encoding helix-turn-helix transcriptional regulator — translation MNLKTSTKTALLLFFVAYIAGVQALLLLTRISHGVAHVLICSSAILAAVASGLLIYSIMDRLDRFRNREKDLELRLQAVSGDIGAVIDARFEEWHLSDSEKEVALFMIKGFSNQEIADLRGTALATTKSQVSTVLRKSDVNCRQKLASMLVDDVVDQRMAELASAK, via the coding sequence GTGAACCTCAAGACCAGTACCAAGACTGCGCTTTTGCTGTTTTTTGTTGCCTATATCGCCGGCGTTCAGGCACTTCTCCTGCTGACGCGAATTTCTCATGGCGTGGCTCACGTACTGATTTGTTCGTCAGCAATTCTCGCTGCGGTAGCGAGCGGGCTTCTCATCTACAGTATCATGGATCGGCTGGACCGCTTCCGGAATAGGGAGAAAGATCTAGAGTTGAGGCTTCAGGCCGTCTCGGGCGATATCGGTGCGGTGATCGACGCGCGGTTCGAGGAATGGCACCTTAGCGATAGCGAAAAGGAGGTCGCGCTGTTCATGATCAAAGGCTTTAGCAATCAGGAAATCGCCGACCTGCGCGGGACGGCTTTGGCGACCACGAAGAGCCAAGTGTCCACCGTCCTGCGCAAGAGCGACGTCAACTGCCGCCAGAAACTTGCGTCGATGCTGGTGGATGATGTCGTGGATCAGCGGATGGCCGAGCTGGCGAGCGCCAAATGA
- a CDS encoding LacI family DNA-binding transcriptional regulator, translating to MANRPTIKDVAAAAGVSATTVDRAINGRMTVRKDTLQKIVDAAHRVGYHGKGSLMSQLAENKPRCRLGVVLVKRSQEFYQNFAKEIETAMATQHYVRGEVIIRYAASQSPDDFATELRALGNTVDAIACVAINHQKLDEVVQELKDKGVPVVALLNDTAQGIRKYYIGLNNMKVGRTAAWFLTHTISKPGKLAVFVGGNRWHGHDLREVGFRSYIRAEAPSFTVLDTLVNLETRKVTYEATLDLLHRHSDLTGIYVAGGGMEGAIAALRESRKAGEVSLIVNELTHESRAALADGYVQMVNVTPLPELCSELVKLVTETFDDASEGVAGQSFLEPRVILPEMI from the coding sequence GCGTCAGCGCAACGACTGTAGATCGCGCCATCAACGGGCGGATGACCGTCCGCAAGGACACCCTGCAGAAGATCGTCGATGCCGCGCACCGCGTTGGCTACCACGGCAAGGGTAGCCTGATGAGCCAGCTTGCCGAAAACAAGCCACGCTGCCGGCTTGGGGTTGTGCTGGTGAAGCGTTCGCAAGAGTTCTACCAGAACTTCGCCAAAGAGATCGAAACGGCCATGGCGACCCAACATTACGTGCGCGGCGAGGTCATCATCCGCTACGCCGCCTCGCAGTCGCCCGATGACTTCGCAACGGAACTTCGCGCGCTGGGAAATACCGTCGACGCCATCGCTTGCGTTGCGATCAACCACCAGAAACTTGACGAGGTCGTGCAAGAGTTGAAGGACAAAGGCGTGCCGGTCGTCGCGCTCCTGAATGACACTGCTCAGGGTATCCGGAAATACTATATTGGCCTTAACAATATGAAGGTCGGGCGCACTGCCGCTTGGTTCCTGACGCACACGATCAGCAAACCCGGCAAGCTAGCAGTGTTCGTTGGCGGCAACCGCTGGCACGGTCATGACCTGCGCGAAGTCGGTTTCCGCTCCTATATCCGCGCCGAAGCGCCAAGCTTTACAGTGCTGGATACGCTGGTGAATCTCGAAACGCGCAAGGTGACTTATGAGGCGACGCTTGACCTCCTCCACCGTCACTCCGACCTGACCGGCATCTACGTCGCAGGCGGCGGAATGGAAGGTGCGATCGCTGCACTAAGGGAAAGCCGCAAGGCCGGAGAAGTCAGTCTGATCGTCAACGAACTGACCCACGAAAGCCGCGCGGCGCTCGCTGATGGCTACGTGCAAATGGTCAATGTCACCCCCCTGCCCGAGCTTTGCAGCGAACTGGTCAAATTGGTGACGGAGACCTTCGACGACGCATCAGAAGGCGTGGCAGGCCAGAGCTTTCTGGAACCGAGGGTCATTCTACCGGAGATGATCTGA
- a CDS encoding phytanoyl-CoA dioxygenase family protein: MGYFTKDDCKIEDFAKLCEQTLDPSAVPQADRIEKNIPIYDMARLGPALSDTAQRRKLMAEWAEVLGKTAGVLVIKNSFADLSVLDEATRLYEEIIAEEKAASGGGADHFAAAGANDRVWNALQKLCLKDPAAFARYHANPSIDAVAEAWLGRGYQMTSQVNLVRPGGKAQQAHRDFHLGFMTEGQAAALPIMVHLLSPAMTLQGAVAHCDMSVESGPTRLLPFSQTYEPGYLAYRMPEFVAYFDEHFVQLPLEKGDLVFFSPALFHAAGDNRTSDVARFANLLQVSSPMGRAMEAIDRDAMARALYPALATLDQSKAEQDAAIAACAEGYSFPTNLDTDPPIGGLAPKTQAVMMSEMLAEGASPEEFNSALDAYTARRKA; this comes from the coding sequence ATGGGCTATTTCACCAAAGACGACTGCAAGATCGAAGACTTCGCAAAACTCTGCGAACAAACGCTTGATCCATCCGCCGTTCCGCAGGCCGACAGGATCGAGAAGAACATCCCGATTTACGACATGGCACGCCTCGGCCCTGCGCTAAGCGACACCGCCCAGCGCCGCAAGTTGATGGCGGAATGGGCCGAGGTGCTCGGCAAAACCGCTGGCGTTCTGGTCATCAAGAACAGCTTTGCCGATCTAAGCGTGCTGGATGAGGCGACGCGCCTCTATGAAGAGATCATCGCGGAGGAGAAAGCGGCGAGCGGAGGCGGTGCTGACCACTTTGCGGCCGCTGGCGCGAATGACCGCGTCTGGAACGCGCTGCAAAAGCTTTGCCTGAAAGACCCCGCGGCCTTTGCCCGTTATCACGCCAATCCGTCCATTGATGCGGTGGCCGAGGCTTGGCTCGGGCGCGGATACCAGATGACGTCGCAGGTGAACCTCGTCCGTCCGGGCGGCAAGGCGCAGCAAGCGCACCGCGATTTCCACCTTGGCTTCATGACCGAAGGGCAAGCCGCCGCGCTGCCGATTATGGTCCACCTTCTGTCGCCCGCGATGACGCTGCAGGGCGCGGTCGCTCACTGCGATATGTCAGTCGAAAGCGGCCCGACCCGTCTGCTGCCGTTCAGCCAGACCTACGAGCCCGGCTACCTCGCTTACCGAATGCCGGAGTTTGTCGCGTACTTCGACGAGCACTTCGTCCAGCTGCCGCTTGAAAAGGGCGATCTGGTGTTCTTCAGCCCCGCACTGTTCCATGCAGCCGGTGACAACCGGACGTCGGACGTGGCGCGCTTTGCGAACCTACTGCAAGTTTCGTCCCCGATGGGACGCGCGATGGAGGCGATCGACCGCGACGCCATGGCCCGCGCGCTTTACCCAGCGTTAGCTACTTTGGATCAGTCCAAAGCAGAACAGGACGCCGCGATTGCTGCCTGTGCCGAAGGGTACTCATTCCCGACAAACCTCGACACCGACCCACCGATTGGTGGCCTCGCGCCCAAGACCCAAGCGGTGATGATGTCGGAAATGCTGGCCGAGGGCGCATCGCCCGAGGAATTCAACAGCGCGCTCGACGCCTACACCGCCCGCCGCAAGGCTTGA
- a CDS encoding SDR family oxidoreductase, whose amino-acid sequence MAEQIHQNTAALVIGGTQGVGEAIALRLIAEGCRKIVITGRNPEVGEATAQRIGAEFMPVDLSDTAAVMKLVDDADAMFGGLNAMAIAGASTERGSILDTSMELYDRMFTINTRSPFFAIQRFAQNAIDAGRPASIVNILTVSAMVGQSFLSPYAASKGALTTITRNAAQALRHNRIRVNGINCGWMDTPGEHKIQRDFHGADDDWLAKAEAAQPMGTLVKTDTVARQASLMLSPASGVMTGAIVDFDQNVVGALPE is encoded by the coding sequence ATGGCCGAGCAGATCCACCAGAACACGGCTGCGTTGGTCATTGGCGGCACGCAAGGTGTCGGCGAAGCGATTGCGCTTCGTCTGATCGCTGAAGGTTGCCGCAAGATCGTCATCACTGGCCGCAATCCCGAAGTTGGCGAGGCAACGGCTCAGCGCATTGGTGCTGAGTTCATGCCAGTCGATCTTTCGGACACGGCGGCGGTAATGAAGCTGGTGGATGATGCGGACGCAATGTTCGGCGGTCTGAACGCGATGGCGATTGCGGGTGCGTCGACCGAGCGGGGCTCGATCCTCGATACGTCGATGGAGCTTTACGACCGCATGTTCACGATCAACACGCGCTCGCCGTTCTTTGCGATCCAGCGGTTTGCGCAGAATGCCATCGACGCGGGGCGGCCTGCGTCGATCGTCAATATCCTCACGGTTTCGGCGATGGTCGGGCAGAGCTTCCTCAGCCCCTACGCCGCTTCCAAAGGCGCCCTGACGACGATTACCCGCAACGCGGCGCAGGCGCTTCGCCACAACCGCATCCGCGTCAATGGCATCAACTGCGGTTGGATGGACACGCCGGGCGAGCACAAGATCCAACGCGATTTTCACGGAGCCGATGACGATTGGCTCGCAAAAGCAGAAGCAGCGCAGCCGATGGGCACGCTGGTCAAAACGGACACCGTGGCGCGGCAGGCATCGCTGATGCTCAGCCCCGCGTCGGGCGTCATGACCGGCGCCATCGTGGACTTCGATCAGAACGTGGTCGGCGCGCTGCCAGAGTAA
- the iolE gene encoding myo-inosose-2 dehydratase has product MVQFGTNPIAWANDDDQSIGADIPTERILDEAGRQIGFDGIENGHRWPEDPVELRETLGAYGLKFISGWYSTELLTRSLEDEIAAFQPHLAKLKENGCKVCVTCETSNAIHSDPTIPVNDKPSLSADEMAAFGAKIEEFAKYMESEGISLAYHHHMGTIVESPEEIDAFMAATGPATKLLFDAGHCFFGGGNPEEVLAKHIDRVAHFHAKNVRPAVAERVRKDRMSFIQGVISGAFTVPGDQEGAVDFKPLLTQLAAKGYDGWIVIEAEQDPNVRNPLLYQTLGLATLKRLAKETGLI; this is encoded by the coding sequence ATGGTCCAATTCGGCACGAACCCTATCGCTTGGGCGAATGACGACGATCAGTCGATCGGCGCGGACATCCCGACCGAGCGCATCCTCGACGAAGCCGGTCGCCAGATCGGTTTCGACGGGATCGAGAACGGCCACCGCTGGCCAGAAGATCCGGTCGAACTGCGCGAGACGCTTGGCGCCTATGGCCTCAAGTTCATCTCGGGCTGGTATTCGACCGAGCTTCTGACCCGTTCGCTGGAAGACGAGATCGCGGCGTTCCAGCCGCATCTCGCCAAGCTCAAGGAAAACGGCTGCAAGGTCTGCGTGACTTGCGAAACCTCGAACGCGATCCACTCCGACCCGACCATCCCTGTCAACGACAAGCCCAGCCTGTCCGCAGACGAGATGGCCGCTTTCGGTGCCAAGATCGAAGAGTTCGCCAAGTACATGGAGAGCGAAGGCATCTCGCTCGCCTACCATCACCACATGGGCACCATCGTTGAATCTCCCGAAGAGATCGACGCGTTCATGGCGGCGACGGGTCCGGCGACGAAACTGCTGTTCGATGCGGGTCACTGCTTCTTCGGTGGTGGCAATCCCGAAGAAGTGCTGGCCAAGCATATCGACCGCGTTGCGCACTTCCACGCCAAGAACGTCCGCCCCGCTGTGGCGGAGCGTGTTCGCAAGGACCGTATGTCGTTCATCCAAGGCGTGATCTCGGGCGCGTTCACCGTTCCCGGCGATCAGGAAGGCGCGGTCGATTTCAAACCGCTCCTCACCCAGTTGGCTGCCAAAGGCTACGACGGCTGGATTGTTATCGAAGCGGAGCAGGACCCGAACGTCCGCAATCCGCTGCTCTACCAGACCCTCGGTCTGGCGACGCTCAAGCGTCTGGCAAAAGAAACCGGTCTGATTTGA
- the iolG gene encoding inositol 2-dehydrogenase gives MTVRFAILGAGRIGQVHARAVSSIPSAQLVAVAEPFAEAAQRVADKYGCEIREIDAIATSDDIDAVVICTPTDTHADLIEKFAKAGKAVFCEKPVDLNVERVKQALATVEAEGATLMVGFNRRFDPDFMALKAAIDSGKIGDVEMVTITSRDPGAPPASYIKVSGGIFRDMTIHDFDVARWLLGEEVTTVMARGSVLTDPAIGELGDFDSVNVILTTASGKQCTITNSRRATYGYDQRMEVLGSLGMAHAQNTHENTVEVAVEDGYHKAPLLNFFMDRYTMAYANEIAAFVDSIENGTPTPTTGLDGLKALELAEAALESAKTGKAVTLG, from the coding sequence ATGACCGTTCGTTTCGCAATTCTCGGCGCAGGCCGTATCGGGCAAGTCCACGCCCGCGCTGTGTCGTCCATCCCGTCCGCCCAGCTGGTCGCTGTTGCCGAACCGTTTGCCGAAGCGGCACAGCGCGTCGCCGACAAGTACGGCTGCGAAATCCGCGAGATCGACGCGATCGCAACCTCGGACGACATCGACGCCGTTGTCATCTGCACCCCGACCGATACCCACGCCGACCTGATCGAAAAGTTCGCCAAGGCCGGCAAGGCCGTGTTCTGTGAAAAGCCCGTCGACCTGAACGTCGAGCGCGTGAAGCAGGCTCTGGCCACCGTCGAAGCCGAAGGCGCGACTCTCATGGTCGGCTTCAACCGCCGTTTCGACCCCGACTTCATGGCGCTCAAAGCTGCCATCGACAGCGGCAAGATCGGCGACGTGGAGATGGTCACCATTACCTCGCGCGATCCGGGCGCGCCGCCCGCGTCGTACATCAAGGTCTCGGGCGGCATCTTCCGCGACATGACCATCCATGACTTCGACGTGGCCCGCTGGCTGCTGGGCGAAGAAGTCACCACCGTCATGGCACGCGGCAGCGTTCTGACCGATCCGGCGATTGGCGAACTTGGCGACTTCGACAGCGTCAACGTCATCCTGACCACCGCGTCGGGCAAGCAGTGCACCATCACCAACTCGCGCCGCGCGACCTACGGCTACGATCAGCGCATGGAAGTGCTCGGCTCGCTCGGTATGGCGCATGCCCAGAACACCCATGAGAACACCGTCGAAGTCGCGGTCGAGGACGGCTACCACAAAGCGCCGCTCCTGAACTTCTTCATGGATCGTTACACCATGGCCTACGCCAACGAGATCGCCGCATTCGTCGACTCGATCGAGAACGGCACGCCGACCCCGACCACCGGTCTGGACGGTCTGAAGGCACTGGAACTGGCCGAGGCGGCTCTGGAAAGCGCCAAGACCGGCAAAGCCGTGACGCTGGGCTGA
- a CDS encoding Gfo/Idh/MocA family protein: protein MIRYAVVGAGWISQEAFLPGVHTTDNSVVTAIVSGNTEAAEKLTAFHDVPYVCGYDGYDDLLASDKIDAVYIALPNSMHADYAIRAAKAGKHILVEKPLANTVEEAEAMIAAAREAGVFLMTAYRLHTEPGNLDALRRIRSGEIGKPIVVQTNFCFQNAAGNHRLKAEHLGGALQDVGVYCVNAVRHIFGEEPTEARAQHHWHDDDPRFDEVPATTTATLNFPSGGVAQFVASFAIRETAMFRVMGTKGWIELDPGFRFEYGTTMRVGYDNEIETTLFPQVDQFGGQTSYFSDCIKTGKEPVSNGEEGLADMRVLIAVEEAARTGKVVLIDSPARDRHPDMSMERRCPVTDRRLVLPKAAPYLG from the coding sequence ATGATCAGATACGCCGTCGTCGGAGCTGGCTGGATTTCGCAGGAAGCCTTCCTGCCCGGCGTCCACACCACCGACAATTCCGTCGTCACCGCCATCGTCTCGGGCAACACGGAAGCCGCCGAAAAGCTCACGGCTTTCCATGACGTGCCTTACGTTTGCGGCTACGATGGCTACGACGACCTGCTGGCAAGCGACAAAATCGACGCCGTCTACATCGCGCTGCCGAACTCCATGCACGCCGACTACGCGATCCGTGCGGCCAAGGCAGGCAAGCATATCCTCGTCGAAAAGCCGCTGGCGAACACCGTCGAGGAAGCCGAAGCAATGATCGCCGCTGCGCGCGAGGCTGGCGTCTTCCTGATGACCGCCTACCGTTTGCACACCGAGCCTGGCAACCTCGACGCGCTGCGCCGCATTCGGTCAGGCGAGATCGGGAAGCCCATCGTCGTACAGACGAACTTCTGCTTCCAGAACGCTGCCGGCAATCACCGCCTCAAAGCCGAGCACCTCGGCGGCGCGTTGCAGGACGTCGGCGTTTATTGCGTCAATGCCGTGCGCCATATCTTCGGCGAAGAACCCACCGAGGCTCGTGCGCAGCACCATTGGCACGATGACGATCCGCGTTTCGATGAAGTGCCCGCGACCACAACCGCCACGCTGAACTTTCCGTCGGGCGGTGTTGCGCAGTTTGTCGCCAGCTTTGCCATTCGCGAGACCGCCATGTTCCGCGTGATGGGCACGAAGGGCTGGATCGAGCTCGACCCCGGTTTCCGGTTCGAATACGGCACGACGATGCGCGTTGGATATGACAATGAAATCGAGACGACGCTCTTCCCGCAAGTGGACCAGTTCGGCGGGCAGACGTCCTATTTCTCGGACTGCATCAAGACGGGCAAAGAGCCTGTGTCCAATGGGGAGGAAGGTCTCGCGGATATGCGCGTGCTGATCGCCGTGGAAGAAGCCGCCCGCACAGGCAAGGTCGTTCTGATCGACAGCCCAGCACGTGACCGCCATCCGGACATGAGCATGGAGCGTCGCTGCCCCGTCACCGACCGCCGTCTGGTTCTGCCGAAAGCCGCGCCGTATCTCGGCTGA
- a CDS encoding DUF6653 family protein, which translates to MTDRAFGRAERVMGMSPDVWDRHVNPWSGWTRITLLPLLCLARWSVEWIGWWALGLVALVILWGWLNPRVFPKPERTDNWMSQGVIGERIWLERSSDPALAHHVAVVKWLTRLSGAGAMVMIVGLALLNLPLTVGGMVTAMIGKLWLLDRMVWVSRDTARLSAEPDGGR; encoded by the coding sequence ATGACCGACCGCGCGTTCGGAAGGGCGGAGCGTGTGATGGGTATGTCGCCCGACGTCTGGGATCGACACGTCAATCCGTGGAGCGGCTGGACGCGGATCACTCTGCTTCCGCTGCTATGCCTCGCCAGGTGGAGTGTGGAATGGATCGGATGGTGGGCGCTGGGCCTCGTGGCGCTCGTGATCCTATGGGGATGGCTGAACCCGCGCGTCTTCCCAAAGCCAGAACGCACCGACAACTGGATGAGCCAAGGCGTCATCGGCGAACGCATCTGGCTGGAGCGGTCCTCCGACCCAGCGCTCGCCCATCACGTCGCAGTCGTCAAATGGCTAACACGTCTCAGCGGGGCAGGGGCCATGGTGATGATCGTTGGCCTTGCGCTGCTGAACCTGCCGCTCACAGTGGGCGGCATGGTGACGGCGATGATCGGAAAGCTCTGGCTGCTTGACCGGATGGTCTGGGTCAGCCGAGATACGGCGCGGCTTTCGGCAGAACCAGACGGCGGTCGGTGA
- a CDS encoding TIM barrel protein translates to MKKVLNQITVPHLSFEAFLDLAAQLGCIGVEARNDMDALDRPLFDNMDPAAAGEMIRAKGLRLVGLSQVYPFNDWNDDRRAEVAKLIETAKAAQAETISLIPRNDGVGTANGERQANLRIALKEIYPMLVEADMIALVEPLGFGRSSLRSKDELIETLKALEVEDRYKLVHDTFHHTLAEGGSIYPGQTGIVHISGVSDPSLTIDDMDDAHRVLIDANDQLGNIEQMQAFIDAGYEGAFSYECFAPETQQLDNHAEEIGKSFDYIEAQLNA, encoded by the coding sequence ATGAAAAAAGTGCTGAACCAGATTACGGTTCCCCATCTCTCGTTCGAAGCATTCCTTGATCTGGCGGCCCAGCTCGGTTGCATCGGCGTCGAAGCCCGCAATGACATGGACGCGCTGGATCGCCCGCTTTTCGACAACATGGACCCCGCCGCTGCGGGCGAGATGATCCGCGCCAAGGGACTGCGCCTCGTCGGTCTGAGCCAGGTTTATCCGTTCAATGATTGGAACGATGACCGCCGCGCGGAAGTCGCCAAGCTGATCGAAACCGCAAAAGCCGCGCAGGCCGAAACCATCAGCCTGATCCCGCGGAACGACGGCGTCGGCACAGCCAATGGCGAGCGTCAGGCGAACCTGCGCATCGCGCTTAAGGAAATTTACCCGATGCTGGTCGAGGCCGACATGATCGCGCTCGTCGAACCGCTCGGCTTCGGTCGCTCGTCGCTGCGGTCGAAGGACGAACTGATCGAGACTCTCAAGGCGCTCGAGGTCGAGGACCGCTACAAGCTCGTCCACGACACCTTCCACCACACACTTGCTGAAGGCGGCTCGATCTATCCCGGGCAGACGGGCATCGTGCACATCTCGGGCGTCAGTGACCCCTCGCTCACCATCGACGATATGGACGACGCGCACCGCGTGCTGATCGACGCGAACGACCAGCTCGGCAATATCGAGCAGATGCAGGCGTTCATCGACGCGGGCTACGAAGGTGCTTTCTCCTACGAATGCTTCGCACCGGAAACGCAGCAGCTCGACAATCACGCGGAAGAAATCGGCAAGTCCTTCGACTACATCGAAGCGCAGCTGAACGCTTGA